One genomic region from Conexibacter woesei DSM 14684 encodes:
- a CDS encoding SGNH/GDSL hydrolase family protein: protein MSFGELPRLRRRFAVLCSITVAATAATVIAANPARAAESDYVALGDSYAAGSLVLPADSSSPLCLRSLVNYPRLTARALGLSLTDVTCGGATTDHMTTSQYPGVRPQFDALRADTEIVTLGIGGNDNLLFLGAIASCGALGLANPLTILDVGAPCRDLLGATHNASADAIKDRISANVRGIQAHSPDARIFVVGYPDLLPQRGRCFPSLPLTSGDVAFLDQLNRRLNRSVQAAAAENGATYVDLYTPSIGHDVCKRPSVRWVEPLIPAQITAPVHPNATGLAAAASTVTAAMVAAGI from the coding sequence ATGTCCTTTGGGGAACTGCCGCGGTTGCGGCGACGCTTCGCCGTGCTGTGTTCGATCACCGTCGCTGCGACGGCAGCGACGGTGATCGCCGCGAATCCGGCGCGCGCGGCCGAGAGCGACTACGTCGCGCTCGGCGATTCCTATGCTGCGGGCTCGCTGGTGCTGCCGGCCGACAGCAGCTCGCCGTTGTGCCTGCGGTCGCTTGTCAATTATCCGCGCCTGACGGCCAGAGCGCTCGGCCTGTCGCTGACGGACGTGACGTGCGGCGGCGCGACGACGGATCACATGACGACGAGTCAGTACCCCGGCGTCAGACCGCAGTTCGACGCGCTCAGAGCCGACACCGAGATCGTGACGCTCGGGATCGGCGGCAACGACAACCTGCTCTTCCTCGGGGCGATCGCCAGCTGCGGCGCGCTCGGCCTGGCCAATCCGCTGACGATCCTGGACGTCGGCGCGCCGTGCCGCGACCTGCTCGGCGCCACGCACAACGCCAGCGCGGACGCGATCAAGGACAGAATCTCGGCGAACGTCAGAGGCATCCAGGCCCACTCGCCGGACGCGCGGATCTTCGTCGTCGGCTACCCCGACCTGCTGCCGCAGAGAGGGCGCTGTTTCCCGAGCCTGCCACTGACCTCCGGCGACGTCGCGTTCCTGGACCAGCTCAACAGACGCCTCAACAGATCGGTGCAGGCGGCTGCCGCGGAGAACGGGGCGACCTACGTCGACCTGTACACGCCCAGCATCGGCCACGACGTCTGCAAGAGACCGTCGGTCCGCTGGGTCGAGCCGCTGATCCCCGCGCAGATCACCGCTCCGGTGCATCCCAACGCCACAGGTCTCGCCGCCGCCGCCAGCACGGTGACCGCCGCGATGGTGGCCGCCGGAATCTGA
- a CDS encoding collagen-like protein, with translation MINKLRAATSPAMIVAVIALVFATTGGAYAATRLIGGKDIRNGSIGLADLSGAARRALRGRQGPSGERGTTGPQGAAGPTGATGPAGPAGLAGVQAVDGASKRIPSGGADGAPTANCPAGKVVIGTGFNASIGWAGFVKAYGTFVGGFFLNDSSIDVDVSVQAICASTGGAVAASARPGRSAFERDVREAQAALRQRR, from the coding sequence GTGATCAACAAGCTTCGGGCGGCGACGTCGCCCGCGATGATCGTCGCCGTCATCGCACTGGTGTTCGCCACCACTGGCGGTGCCTATGCTGCGACGAGACTCATCGGCGGCAAAGACATCAGAAACGGGTCGATCGGCCTGGCCGATCTGTCTGGCGCAGCCAGACGGGCGCTCAGAGGCAGACAGGGGCCGAGCGGCGAACGCGGGACGACTGGGCCGCAGGGCGCAGCCGGACCAACCGGCGCAACTGGCCCCGCGGGGCCAGCCGGCCTTGCTGGCGTCCAGGCCGTGGACGGTGCTTCGAAACGAATCCCGTCCGGTGGAGCGGACGGTGCCCCTACCGCGAACTGCCCGGCGGGGAAGGTCGTCATCGGCACCGGCTTCAACGCGAGCATCGGCTGGGCCGGATTCGTCAAGGCGTATGGGACGTTCGTCGGAGGGTTCTTCCTGAACGACAGCTCGATCGACGTGGACGTGAGTGTGCAGGCAATCTGCGCGTCGACGGGTGGCGCTGTCGCCGCCTCCGCCCGCCCGGGAAGATCGGCGTTCGAGCGCGACGTTCGAGAGGCGCAGGCTGCGCTGAGACAGCGCCGTTAG
- a CDS encoding AfsR/SARP family transcriptional regulator: MPVSLTLLDGVRWNGTAVVGDRSKALLAALAAAPGRTVRSERLVDLIWGEEPLANATKGLQVVVSRTRTACGADAIVRDGEGYRLGLPPAAVDSSRLAGAVAAARAALDGDPVAAAELAREALALGAALASVGPHEPGPLAELRRGAAGDLAAARQLLAQASSRTGAHADALPALEEALAAVGDDESLLADLLRSEAVVRGPGAALDRFERHRRDLLDRLGTNPGEALQRVHRDLLALDRPVRRGVRHDATALLGRDGDVERLRALLSSARVVSIVGPGGLGKTRLAHVLARDASQPVVHVVELVGVTAPEDLVSEVGSVLGVRDSVSSRRTLTPEQRADVRARIAQRLGQGPGLLVLDNCEHLIAAVAELVAFLVSAAPDLRVLTTTRAPLAIAAERVYPLDVLLPADAVELFRQRAVAARPGVQLDDVVVENVVVRLDGLPLAIELAAAKVRVMGVEEIDRRLSDRFALLRGGDRSAPDRHQTLLAVIDWSWNLLGEQERRALRRLALFHDGFTLEAADAVLGDGALDAVQNLVDQSLLSVSESPAGVRCRMLETVREFGRLRLAQAGEEAEARAALRRWATAYGRRHGERLFSTGQFDAIDAIAAEESNLADELRDALAGRDVETVVRLVASLGAFWAIRGDHGRVMVLTEPIADVVRDWSPPPRLEDATRAAMSITLSNAMISVETHTGPLRELLRRLGPGESDRRLAATTRVMLDYDPADAPAFLHRLEAHSEDPDRYVALTALQWLSHARENGGDPTGAVEAATHAVTRAREEDGPWSTAILRTQLAALTMQLGDRDAGKVHAQAALPVLVRLGAKDDEIQLRSLLVLCALAEQQFDEAKAEIERIDRIEDPETTFSGMSVVQVGGAELQLARGDRAGGLLAYRRAAERMRGLRFPGVDPTGLEPWALFGTATALTAHAQYASAPAEEAAGRALFEACRSGTVRILNPADPHLDYPVAGMLLFALGSWGLLRDATRVDDAARLLALAERFAYNRTIPTMAWERIAPSVEERAPGRLAEVRAELGDRRAPELLDAARGLVEQLGG; this comes from the coding sequence GTGCCCGTCAGCCTGACTCTCCTCGACGGCGTGCGCTGGAACGGGACGGCGGTCGTCGGCGACCGGTCCAAGGCGCTGCTCGCCGCACTCGCCGCCGCCCCCGGCCGGACGGTGCGGTCCGAGCGGCTGGTCGATCTGATCTGGGGGGAGGAGCCGCTGGCGAACGCGACCAAGGGACTGCAGGTCGTCGTCTCGCGGACGCGCACGGCCTGCGGCGCCGACGCGATCGTGCGCGACGGCGAGGGCTATCGGCTGGGGCTGCCGCCGGCCGCGGTCGACAGCTCGCGGCTGGCCGGCGCGGTCGCCGCGGCGCGCGCGGCGCTCGACGGCGATCCTGTCGCCGCGGCCGAGCTGGCGCGCGAGGCGCTGGCGCTCGGCGCGGCGCTCGCCTCGGTCGGTCCGCACGAGCCGGGGCCGCTGGCCGAGCTCCGGCGCGGCGCGGCCGGCGACTTGGCGGCGGCGCGGCAGCTGCTGGCGCAGGCCTCCAGCCGGACCGGCGCCCACGCCGACGCGCTGCCCGCACTCGAAGAAGCGCTCGCCGCGGTCGGCGACGACGAGTCGCTGCTGGCCGACCTGCTGCGCAGCGAGGCGGTCGTGCGCGGCCCCGGCGCGGCGCTCGACCGCTTCGAGCGCCACCGCCGCGACCTCCTCGACCGGCTCGGGACCAACCCCGGCGAAGCGCTCCAGCGCGTCCACCGCGACCTGCTGGCGCTCGACCGGCCGGTCCGTCGCGGCGTCCGTCACGACGCGACCGCGCTGCTCGGCCGCGACGGCGACGTCGAACGGCTGCGGGCGCTGCTGTCCAGCGCGCGGGTGGTCTCGATCGTCGGACCGGGCGGCCTCGGCAAGACGCGGCTCGCGCACGTGCTCGCGCGCGACGCGAGTCAGCCGGTGGTGCACGTCGTCGAGCTGGTCGGCGTCACCGCGCCCGAGGACCTGGTGAGCGAGGTCGGCTCGGTGCTCGGCGTGCGTGACTCCGTCAGCAGCCGCCGGACGCTGACGCCCGAGCAGCGTGCCGACGTCCGCGCCCGGATCGCCCAGCGGCTCGGGCAGGGCCCGGGCCTGCTCGTCCTCGACAACTGCGAGCACCTGATCGCGGCGGTCGCCGAGCTGGTCGCGTTCCTCGTCTCCGCCGCCCCCGACCTGCGCGTGCTGACGACGACCCGCGCGCCGCTGGCGATCGCCGCCGAGCGCGTCTACCCGCTCGACGTGCTGCTGCCGGCCGACGCGGTCGAGCTGTTCCGCCAGCGCGCGGTCGCCGCCCGGCCGGGTGTGCAGCTGGACGACGTCGTGGTCGAGAACGTCGTGGTCCGGCTCGACGGACTGCCGCTCGCGATCGAGCTGGCGGCGGCGAAGGTCCGCGTGATGGGCGTCGAGGAGATCGACCGCCGGCTGAGCGATCGCTTCGCGCTGCTGCGGGGCGGCGACCGCAGCGCGCCGGACCGCCACCAGACGCTGCTGGCGGTGATCGACTGGTCGTGGAACCTGCTCGGCGAGCAGGAGCGGCGGGCGCTGCGACGACTCGCCCTGTTCCACGACGGCTTCACGCTCGAGGCGGCGGACGCCGTCCTCGGCGACGGTGCGCTCGACGCCGTCCAGAACCTGGTCGACCAGTCGCTGCTGAGCGTCAGCGAGTCGCCGGCGGGCGTCCGCTGCCGGATGCTGGAGACGGTCCGCGAGTTCGGGCGGCTGCGGCTGGCGCAGGCTGGCGAGGAGGCGGAGGCGCGCGCAGCGCTGCGCCGGTGGGCGACCGCATATGGCCGGCGCCACGGCGAGCGGCTCTTCAGTACCGGCCAGTTCGACGCGATCGACGCGATCGCCGCGGAGGAGAGCAACCTCGCCGACGAGCTGCGCGACGCGCTCGCCGGCCGCGACGTCGAGACGGTCGTCCGGCTCGTCGCCTCGCTCGGCGCGTTCTGGGCGATCCGCGGCGACCACGGCCGCGTGATGGTCCTGACCGAGCCGATCGCCGACGTCGTGCGCGACTGGTCCCCGCCGCCGCGGCTGGAGGACGCGACGCGGGCGGCGATGTCGATCACGCTCAGCAACGCGATGATCTCGGTCGAGACGCACACCGGCCCGCTCCGCGAGCTGCTGCGCCGGCTCGGCCCCGGCGAGAGCGACCGGCGGCTGGCGGCGACGACGCGGGTCATGCTCGACTACGACCCAGCCGACGCGCCGGCGTTTCTCCACCGGCTCGAGGCGCATAGCGAGGACCCCGACCGCTACGTCGCGCTGACTGCGCTGCAGTGGCTCAGCCATGCCCGCGAGAACGGCGGCGACCCGACCGGGGCGGTCGAGGCGGCCACGCACGCGGTCACACGCGCGCGTGAGGAGGACGGCCCGTGGTCGACCGCGATCCTGCGAACGCAGCTGGCGGCGCTGACGATGCAGCTGGGCGACCGCGACGCCGGGAAGGTGCATGCCCAGGCCGCGCTGCCGGTGCTGGTGCGGCTCGGTGCCAAGGACGACGAGATCCAGCTGCGGTCGCTGCTGGTGCTGTGCGCTCTCGCCGAGCAGCAGTTCGACGAGGCGAAGGCCGAGATCGAGCGGATCGACCGGATCGAGGACCCCGAGACGACGTTCAGCGGCATGAGCGTGGTCCAGGTCGGGGGTGCCGAGCTGCAGTTGGCCCGCGGCGATCGCGCCGGCGGCCTGCTGGCCTACCGTCGCGCGGCCGAGCGGATGCGCGGGCTGCGGTTTCCAGGCGTGGACCCGACCGGCCTGGAGCCGTGGGCGCTGTTCGGGACGGCGACGGCGCTGACCGCGCACGCGCAGTACGCGTCCGCGCCCGCGGAGGAAGCGGCGGGACGAGCCCTGTTCGAAGCGTGTCGCAGCGGGACGGTGCGGATCCTGAACCCCGCCGATCCGCACCTCGACTACCCGGTCGCCGGCATGCTGCTGTTCGCGCTCGGCAGCTGGGGGCTGCTGCGCGATGCGACGCGGGTCGACGACGCGGCGCGGCTGCTGGCGCTGGCGGAGCGGTTCGCCTACAACCGCACGATCCCGACGATGGCGTGGGAGCGGATCGCGCCCAGCGTGGAGGAGCGGGCTCCGGGCCGGCTCGCGGAGGTCCGCGCGGAGCTCGGCGACCGCCGCGCGCCCGAGCTGCTCGACGCGGCACGGGGCCTGGTCGAGCAGCTCGGCGGCTGA
- a CDS encoding ABC transporter permease, with product MSTVTLDPRPASPAAPPAVDPAAAVARARARNSFRETVSQTLSMAWRALKKMRRNPEQFFDVTIQPLLFTAMFAYVFGGAISGDVKAYLPLMIPGIVAQTVLTTCMATGVQLREDMDKGVFDRFKSLPIARIAPLAGPMVADLIRYLIAATLTFAMGILLGYRPDGGVLGVLGAIVLAIFTGWAIAWIFTWIGTLARSAQSVQGMSMMILFPLTFLSNAFVPVDTLPGWLQTFVNVNPVSHLVSATRDLANHATISSEVGWTLLAGLVVIAIFAPLSVRSYKRHL from the coding sequence ATGAGCACCGTCACCCTCGACCCGCGGCCGGCCTCCCCGGCGGCACCGCCTGCCGTCGATCCCGCCGCCGCTGTTGCTCGCGCACGCGCGCGCAACAGCTTCCGCGAGACCGTCAGCCAGACGCTCTCGATGGCCTGGCGGGCGCTGAAGAAGATGCGCCGCAACCCGGAGCAGTTCTTCGACGTCACGATCCAGCCGCTGCTGTTCACCGCGATGTTCGCCTACGTCTTCGGCGGCGCGATCTCGGGCGACGTCAAGGCCTACCTGCCGCTGATGATCCCGGGCATCGTCGCGCAGACGGTCCTCACGACCTGCATGGCCACCGGCGTCCAGTTGCGTGAGGACATGGACAAGGGGGTGTTCGACCGCTTCAAGTCGCTGCCGATCGCCCGCATCGCCCCGCTCGCCGGGCCGATGGTCGCCGATCTGATCCGGTACCTGATCGCCGCGACGCTGACGTTCGCGATGGGCATCCTCCTCGGCTACCGCCCCGACGGCGGCGTCCTCGGCGTCCTCGGCGCGATCGTGCTGGCGATCTTCACCGGCTGGGCGATCGCGTGGATCTTCACCTGGATCGGCACGCTCGCCCGCAGCGCGCAGAGCGTCCAAGGGATGTCGATGATGATCCTGTTCCCGCTGACGTTCCTCTCCAACGCGTTCGTGCCCGTCGACACGCTGCCCGGCTGGTTGCAGACGTTCGTGAACGTCAACCCGGTCTCGCACCTCGTCTCGGCCACCCGCGACCTCGCCAACCACGCCACGATCAGCAGCGAAGTCGGCTGGACGCTCCTCGCCGGCCTGGTGGTGATCGCGATCTTCGCGCCGCTGTCGGTCCGCAGCTACAAGCGGCACCTGTAA
- a CDS encoding daunorubicin resistance protein DrrA family ABC transporter ATP-binding protein, giving the protein MAAAVQATGLVKIFSDFRAVDGIDLEVRQGEIFGVLGPNGAGKTTMLKMLATLLSIDAGRAEIFGVDVAREPHRIRQLLGVTGQYASVDENLTATENLWLFGRLQGLRSADARSTAARLLGQFGLEDAAGKTISQFSGGMRRRLDLAASLITRPPLIFLDEPTTGLDPRTRGQMWDTIRGLVADGCTVLLTTQYLDEADQLADRVAVIDRGRKVAEGTPDELKTSVGESTLQLELAGDADQALATYVVRRVLGEEPVLTPESGRMNVALDVADRAADVLIGLRTAGVGITSVSVAKPTLDEVFLALTGHDTGQDHDEPSTTDDEPAMEVAR; this is encoded by the coding sequence ATGGCAGCCGCCGTCCAAGCCACAGGCCTCGTCAAGATCTTCAGCGACTTCCGCGCCGTCGACGGCATCGACCTCGAAGTCCGCCAAGGCGAGATCTTCGGCGTCCTCGGACCCAACGGAGCCGGCAAGACGACGATGCTGAAGATGCTCGCGACCCTGCTCTCGATCGACGCGGGGCGGGCCGAGATCTTCGGCGTCGACGTCGCTCGCGAACCGCATCGGATCCGTCAGCTGCTCGGCGTGACCGGGCAGTACGCATCGGTCGACGAGAACCTGACCGCGACGGAGAACCTGTGGCTGTTCGGCCGTCTGCAAGGCCTGCGCTCGGCCGACGCGCGCTCGACCGCCGCCCGCCTGCTCGGCCAGTTCGGGCTGGAGGACGCCGCCGGCAAGACGATCTCGCAGTTCTCCGGCGGCATGCGGCGGCGCCTCGACCTCGCCGCCAGCCTGATCACCCGTCCGCCGCTGATCTTCCTCGACGAGCCGACCACCGGTCTCGACCCCCGCACGCGCGGGCAGATGTGGGACACGATCCGCGGCCTCGTCGCCGACGGCTGCACCGTCCTGCTGACGACGCAGTACCTCGACGAGGCCGACCAGCTGGCCGACCGCGTCGCCGTCATCGACAGGGGCCGCAAGGTCGCCGAGGGCACGCCCGACGAGCTGAAGACCTCCGTCGGCGAGTCGACGCTCCAGCTCGAGCTCGCAGGCGACGCCGATCAGGCGCTGGCGACCTACGTCGTCCGCCGCGTGCTCGGCGAAGAGCCCGTCCTGACGCCCGAGTCCGGCCGGATGAACGTCGCCCTCGACGTCGCCGACCGCGCCGCCGACGTCCTGATCGGCCTGCGCACGGCCGGTGTCGGGATCACCTCGGTCAGCGTCGCCAAGCCGACGCTCGACGAGGTCTTCCTGGCGCTCACCGGCCACGACACCGGCCAGGACCACGACGAGCCGAGCACAACCGACGACGAGCCCGCAATGGAGGTCGCCCGATGA
- a CDS encoding MFS transporter has product MTRTAASRARWTLGITGAALFMTALDSLVVGVALHSIRMDLGGSLEALEWTVNAYTLAFAVLLVTGAALGDRFGRKRMFIVGVGLFTVASAGAALAPSVGALIAARALQGLGAAILTPLTLTLVSEAFPAEKRAAALGIWGGISGLGVAIGPFVGGAVVEGISWHWIFWANVPIGLALIPLASAKLTESHGPDRELDLRGLALVSSGLLALTLGLVRGESHGWTSPQVLAPLLAGAALLVAFVAWERRAPSPMLPLRLFRSRAFSAANGLSFAMFFGAFGAIFLMSQYFQMAQGVGPFEAGARTLPWTAMPMLVAPLAGVLATRFGTRPVMAVGLALQAVGMAWMATVVGVDTPYAELIGPFAITGVGMALVFPTAPEAVLASVRPSEEGKASGATNAIRELGAVLGVAVLASVFAANGGYASAQAFVDGLVPALPIAAVVLAVGAVLALLTPRKAAPAAAAAAAPAAAAAAAAAAEPGAVPVPATARA; this is encoded by the coding sequence ATGACGCGCACAGCAGCGTCGCGAGCACGTTGGACCCTTGGAATCACCGGCGCCGCGCTGTTCATGACAGCGCTCGACAGCCTCGTCGTCGGCGTCGCGCTGCACTCGATCCGGATGGACCTCGGCGGCTCGCTCGAGGCGCTCGAATGGACTGTCAACGCCTACACGCTGGCGTTCGCCGTGCTGCTCGTCACCGGCGCCGCGCTCGGGGACCGCTTCGGGCGCAAGCGGATGTTCATCGTCGGCGTCGGCCTCTTCACCGTCGCCAGCGCCGGCGCCGCGCTCGCGCCGAGCGTCGGGGCGCTGATCGCTGCACGAGCCCTCCAGGGACTCGGCGCGGCGATCCTCACGCCGCTCACGCTGACGCTCGTCAGCGAGGCGTTCCCGGCCGAGAAGCGCGCCGCGGCGCTCGGCATCTGGGGCGGCATCAGCGGCCTCGGCGTCGCGATCGGCCCGTTCGTCGGCGGCGCCGTCGTCGAGGGGATCTCGTGGCACTGGATCTTCTGGGCGAACGTCCCGATCGGCCTCGCGCTGATCCCGCTCGCGAGCGCCAAGCTCACGGAGTCGCACGGCCCGGACCGCGAGCTGGACCTGCGCGGCCTCGCGCTCGTCAGCAGCGGCCTGCTGGCGCTGACGCTCGGGCTCGTGCGCGGAGAGTCGCACGGCTGGACGAGCCCGCAGGTGCTCGCGCCGCTGCTCGCGGGCGCGGCGCTGCTCGTCGCGTTCGTCGCCTGGGAGCGCCGTGCGCCGTCGCCGATGCTGCCGCTGCGGCTGTTCCGCTCGCGCGCGTTCAGCGCCGCCAACGGGCTCTCGTTCGCGATGTTCTTCGGCGCCTTCGGCGCGATCTTCCTGATGAGCCAGTACTTCCAGATGGCGCAGGGCGTCGGGCCGTTCGAGGCCGGCGCGCGGACGCTGCCGTGGACGGCGATGCCGATGCTCGTCGCGCCGCTCGCGGGCGTGCTCGCGACCCGCTTCGGGACGCGGCCCGTGATGGCCGTCGGCCTCGCGCTGCAGGCCGTCGGGATGGCGTGGATGGCGACCGTCGTCGGCGTCGATACGCCGTACGCCGAGCTGATCGGCCCGTTCGCGATCACCGGCGTCGGGATGGCGCTCGTCTTCCCGACCGCTCCGGAAGCGGTGCTCGCGTCGGTGCGCCCGAGCGAGGAGGGCAAGGCGTCGGGCGCGACGAACGCGATCCGCGAGCTGGGCGCGGTGCTCGGCGTCGCGGTGCTCGCCTCGGTGTTCGCCGCCAACGGCGGCTACGCGAGCGCGCAGGCGTTCGTCGACGGGCTCGTCCCCGCGCTGCCGATCGCCGCCGTCGTGCTCGCCGTCGGCGCCGTGCTGGCGCTGCTGACGCCGCGCAAGGCCGCGCCCGCCGCCGCTGCCGCCGCTGCGCCGGCCGCCGCGGCCGCCGCGGCCGCGGCCGCCGAGCCCGGCGCCGTGCCCGTGCCGGCGACCGCGCGCGCCTGA
- a CDS encoding MBL fold metallo-hydrolase, whose protein sequence is MAERTYAKGLHDVGASTYAYLQPNGSWGWSNAGLIADGDATLLVDTLFDLRLTREMLDAMRRAVPAAAAIDVLVNTHGDPDHTFGNQLVGDAQIVATARAAEEMLAGATPAALQELLAQAPRMGVAGDYVSDAFGAFDFSDVRLVPPSRTFGGELALTVGDLEVQLIELGPAHTGGDAVVHVPAQRVVFAGDVLFAGVHPVTWDGSVGGWIAACERLLALDVDAIVPGHGPIAGKDDVRALRDYLAHVQAEAVAGWRAQLPAHEVARRIELAPYAGWCNPERVVTTVDAVYRERAGEGERADQIALIAEMGRVAG, encoded by the coding sequence ATGGCTGAGCGCACCTACGCCAAGGGCCTGCACGACGTCGGCGCATCGACGTACGCCTATCTCCAGCCGAACGGGTCGTGGGGGTGGAGCAACGCGGGGCTGATCGCCGACGGCGACGCGACGCTGCTCGTCGACACGCTGTTCGACCTGCGCCTGACGCGCGAGATGCTCGACGCGATGCGTCGCGCCGTGCCCGCCGCCGCGGCGATCGACGTGCTCGTCAACACGCACGGCGACCCCGACCACACGTTCGGCAACCAGCTCGTCGGCGACGCGCAGATCGTCGCGACCGCGCGCGCCGCCGAGGAGATGCTCGCGGGCGCGACGCCGGCGGCGCTGCAGGAGCTGCTCGCGCAGGCGCCGCGGATGGGCGTCGCCGGCGACTACGTCAGCGACGCGTTCGGCGCGTTCGACTTCTCCGACGTGCGGCTCGTGCCGCCGTCGCGCACGTTCGGCGGCGAGCTGGCCCTGACCGTCGGCGACCTGGAGGTCCAGCTGATCGAGCTGGGGCCGGCGCACACGGGCGGCGACGCGGTCGTGCACGTGCCCGCACAGCGGGTCGTGTTTGCCGGCGACGTGCTGTTCGCCGGCGTCCACCCGGTCACGTGGGACGGATCGGTCGGCGGCTGGATCGCGGCGTGCGAGCGGCTGCTCGCGCTCGACGTCGACGCGATCGTGCCGGGCCACGGACCTATCGCCGGCAAGGACGACGTGCGCGCGCTGCGCGACTACCTCGCGCACGTGCAGGCGGAGGCGGTCGCCGGCTGGCGCGCCCAGCTGCCGGCGCACGAGGTCGCGCGGCGGATCGAGCTGGCGCCGTACGCCGGCTGGTGCAACCCGGAGCGCGTCGTCACGACCGTCGACGCCGTCTACCGCGAGCGCGCCGGCGAGGGTGAGCGCGCGGACCAGATCGCGCTGATCGCGGAGATGGGAAGGGTGGCCGGCTGA